GTATAAGCTCCATGTAGTAGGAGCTTGTGTTGGCTTATCTTGAGATCAAGTGATTAATATCATCttgaatatatttattaaatatattcaagatgatatatatatatataagatgatagttcattaaaattttgttgtttttattattagttttttaaaaaagataggCCGGTATtgtgaaattataatatttggaTCGTCAACAACACATTATATTAAATTGTTACATACCCACAAACATGATCTAATAGTAGTTTTGAGATACGAGAATTATCATATCATATGTTTAAAATGTCATTTTTCACTGAACTCGATCTGTGTCATAAATATAACCTCGTAACACAGTCTCAAAAGTATTAAGTGTTAATAATCCAGTTGTGAGTGCCTGAGTGGGACCTATATTAGTTGTCCATTTGTTATTCTTATCCTTGCATGATCATCATAATCAGtttgaaatttcaaatctattatTTTAACTAACTTATTTAGattaaatcattaaattaaggtgtttttaaaattataacttAAACACCTATTTCAACAACTAACATAATTTGTTaaataagaaacaaaaaaagatTGATCTGAAATTACATTATGCCCATAAAtggttttttttcttatttttttccaaTATCTTTATTTCTTCTTCCCTTTTCTCAATTATTCTACTCGATCGGAATTTGAACTTTCTAGCACAAAAATAGGTTTCAAAAGAAAATGCATgtcttaatattattattattgtggaGTAGATggatattaaataaatacaacACCACAAACTTGATTCTCGGCCGCGTTTGGCATTAATTATAGACAGGAATAATAAACATACTGCATGTCGCACATTGAATTTACCCGAATATTTTGTACGGCAGTATTGCGAGTAGCAAGAAATTGACTACTCCGTAACCAAAAGACCTCTAACATACAACTCGACCATGGTCAACAGTTCAGTTCACCGAGTCACCGATAACCAGCTCGTCGTTCAGTATTCTCGACCACTGAATCGGCGGTTCAACCGCTTGGTTCTGAACAGGAAAATAGAACCGTGGGTTCACCTAATATCTACTAACTACGTGTATTTCCCTCTATTTTTATCGATCTTATGTAATTATAAACCTATAACATCTTGATTTGATGATATCATATGGGAGAACCCGTGGTAGGTTTTGGCATCCCCACCTTTCGATCGTGACAATGTTATATttggaataatattttttattatatttttatatccgTTGTTGATTAATTGaacatattatattaaaattttaaaaattacttgAATATCAAGACTGACAACATCACCTTCAATGTATgtattaaaaagaaaatcactcaaaacataTCCAATATATAACGTAACACATTTctccaaattcaaaaattaagtaaaaagaCACGTTCCACAAGACCNATGCAGTAATAAAAACATTGTCGGTAGAAAATGGACGACGAGACTTATAATTCAACCTACCTATATTCTATTCTTTCTTTGTCCTTATTTGAAAACCGGCGGTTCGAGATATTGAAAATGTGCCACCTTATGGACTAATTAGCGCCAACCACTAAcccaaatcattttaaaaataactaatttatacataagatgttttattttaatagtaagatcaaatatatttttattaaattaattttttatataaattgagTCGAATATAATTCATaattaaacttttgattataatatttgatatctcACAATCCTATATCATTAAAGTCAGAAAACCGTACATACATGGTTCataattaaacatttaatataatGTATAGTAGTGAATAAAAATTGTCAAGTGCCAACCTAAATTAATGCCCCATTAATGTGTTTGAATCGATGTGCTACTTCAAATATATACTTATCTTCTCTTttgttaatttaaaattcatttaaaacGTAAATTATTTCCTTTACTTATTGGACATTCGTTCCTTGCTAAAGTATATGTCAActagtatataaaaaaatgtgttattaatgttttaacttTAAACTAATAGCTACTATAAAATATTTCGatcgatttttttattatgcataaaagatataaatttgaagacataaaaataaaattatttttttatttagctaACGGGCAGGTCTAGCAAGAACATAATCAAACTTGCACAGTACAGTTCATAGCATAAAGCCAAGCAAAAGGATGAACAAAGAAAACCTCACAAATAAAATAAGCAAGTCTCTTTCGACGACGGCACTCAGTAATCATCGCCGTGCCCATGAACTTGCTCGTGAGAGTGGCTGATGAAGAAGACCTCGTATATAACTCCGGCGAGCCCGCCGCCGATCAGTGGTCCAGCCCAGTAAATCCAGTGGTAGGTCCATGTGAAGCTCACCAAAGCAGGTCCGAACGCCACAGCAGGGTTCATTGCGGCACCGGTGAAAGGTCCGCCGGCCAAGATGTTGGCTCCGACGATTAGACCAATTGCAAGGGGTGCTATGATTCCGATTTCACCCTTCTTTGGGTCAGCAGCGGTGGCGTACACTGTGTACACTAGTCCGAAAGTCATCACGATTTCGAAAACGAACGCACTCCATACTGATATTCCGGTGAGGCCAAATGCAGGGATTGCCTGTTTAATATGTAAGAGCGGTTGTCAAAATCATCTTTTGCAATACTTAGTTCCAACAAGTTGTCAAAATTTAGACTTCCACAAGAAAATTGACTTGTTAGTCCAGTTTTGTCGAATTTCCGGACATATTAAAAATATCCTACGTCTGTGTTAAATCCAACTAAAcgatgaaaatcaaattttaactaTTTCTATAACCTAACATGCAGCCTAGTATATTTGACTGTAACTCTGTAAGTGTATTTCAAACGTACCCATGTACCAGCAGACAGGGCGAGGAGTAGGCAGGCGACGACGGAACCAAGTAACTGAgctataatatatgatatagcGCGAACAAGACTGATATTCCCACCAACAAACAAACCAAAAGTGACCGCGGGGTTGACGTGACCGCCGGAGATGTTAGCACTAACGGCGACCGCCACGAAGAGAGCGAAACCATAGGCAATCGCCGCAGAGACAAGACCAGACGGAGAGGCATGCCCGCCTCTGGTAAGCTTGTTATAAGCCAAGCCGGAGCCAGATCCGGCGAAAACAAAGATGAGGGTGCTGATGAACTCGGCCACCGCCGCCTTCACGGCGCCTGGCTGGCGGAAGTCGTTGCGGTTGCCTATGGCGAGGTTGCGTAGAGGGACGTTGAAATAATCGCTGGACTGCGGCATGGTTCCTACTAGGATCAAGAGATGGTGCAGTCGATGAAGAAGTAGGTGTGACAACCTCTTTCGGGGTGCATGCTTATATTGGAAAATCGTGCATGGGAGCCACTTGCTTAGCCGGTTGCCGGTGGGAATTTGAGGTCTAATAATTGGATTCAGAGGAAAGTTGTGGAATATGGGTTGGGGTTGGGGGCCAAGGGGAAGCTAAAAAACTTAATAATTGACTGACACGTTACCCGACTGGAGAAGCGCCACGTCATAGATAATACTAGTTTATTATGCACACGTGATGCGTGCATGTAGagtcttttttattattatcgatagactaaagtgaaatttgataaattatgaaAGGACtaatttgatatttgaattgttgaaataaaaaaataaaaataaaattgtgttttgaaatttttttaaaaaaaaacaaaaacaaaaaacaaaaatataatattagtatcatataagggtaaaattgaaagaaaaattggTGTTGATAattattatcatgtcctcatttttaataaaatagaatagacgATGACAGAAGTGTAGCTGGTCTAGGGCAACACCCACACAAATTACCCCTACATATGTTTAATACTCGAGACCTTTTGCATTTCTTTCTTGTATAAAATCATGTATAGAAATCATTAGATTTTTGGCAAATCAACAATATATGCAATTTTTATacaaatatcttttatttttataaaaaaaattgatctaaAGCAACTTAATTAATAGAGCATACAatgaaagtttaaaatattaatatgttgactatatatatatatatattaaaatcaagAAAGTTCTACACTgatgtataaaaaaattaaaaaagaaataaaatttaatatgtaaataagttagaacaaattttttaatgGAAGGAAAACTCGTTGGGTGTGGTGTTAGCTAGCAGCTGAGCTCATAtgcttaatcgattcgtttggTATAAACATTAATTATTGAAGTTtattataattacattattAAACTTTTTCTAAATTATAACATCCTATTTGTTGAATCGAAAACTTGTCACTTTGTCGAAATTATAATCAATAGCAACAATATAATTATTACtcaaatcataataatttttcttaataaCTATTAATATTACGCGCATGTTAATTACATGCTGCATGCATGAGTaaaactatatataaaaaaaagggtgttaaaaaaatatcccgattaataaataatttctatataaattattttttaaagaaaacttCACACGTAGatagttaattttgtgagattattttaaaaatacttttggAGTACACTTACATGCACATTAATTATAAGATGATATCTTaatatagagagatcaacaaattAATAACTACGTGTTTGATCCAaaagtatttattatttttgtataaaaaaaaagtattaattcTTTGACTTCATCCAACTCTAAACAAGAAAATGTGGCAAGatctctaataaattaaattaattaagcagAATATTTTGTCTTTTGTCCTCTAATTTTTGTTGAGACAAGTTAATTAACTctctttttatttcaattttttgaaattcttACACCAACACATTTAGTAAAATGAgtttcattatattaaaaaaatcattatttttccTTTCCTATTTAATAAGGTAGCCACAACGGGAGGAGAACATAacctataaaatttatttaattaattaattaaatttttttaggaaGAAATGGTATGTTAATTGGTACGCAAATCACTGAAAATCAATACCTATTTATTAATCCAATGCAAAATAACATCGTTAATTGGTATGCAAATCACTGACAGTCAATACTTATTTATTAATCCAATGCAAAATAAcgtaataattattgatatgttaataaatctttcatattttaaaaatcacacATTTTTCATCCTTCTGTTATAAAAACTCATACATGTATCACTCTGGTCGAAGTTTTAtgcttgatttttaaaacacggagtttaaaatgctattaattttacaatatgttttttttttaattttttttacaaaagatGTTTGAGGAAATTAGACCGCAAAATAATATACAAGAATGATTGATtattaatatgataaaatacgtaagagcaggtctcttgtgagatggtctcacgaatctttatctgtgagacgggtcaaccctatcgatattcacaataaaaagtaatactttttaatggatgacccaaataagatatccgtatcacaaaatacgatccgtgagatcgtatcacacaagtttttatcaatACGTAAATAATATACAAGAAAAATGTTAATGCCAAtgcatatatgatatatgtgatatctCTCATACAAGAATTCCAACAAAATAATCCAAActgatatattattaatactataTAATTTGCATATTCCAAAGCAAGCAGATATGAGGCGATCGACCTGGAAACTTCTCTTATTTTGTCTTGCTgtcattattttaataatgagtGGAATGACGCTCCACGTTGGGGGAATTGATTGCAACATGGCCTTGACTTTTTGTACcatcttaaaaataaacaatcccCAACAAATAAAGCATGAAAGTGCCAAGTTAGGAAGCAATTTTTTTGTTCAACTTAGTCTTTGATTTGGTAAATTCGGACTTAATAAGGTAAAATGCGCCAACACCATTAGCCGCCGGAACTTCAAGTCACCTGGAAAATTAACTAAAAACTCCTCTCCGGACACCACGTACTACGTCTCCGACGCTTGCCCTAACGCCTCGTATCCCCGTAAAAAAATTCCCAACACTTTGAGTTGTATGCATGCTTGGGGTATTTTGAATCTATTTAaagatttttcttcaaagatatTTGTGGAGCAAATCGTTACTCATGGTAGAAAATCAGGAGATACAGAGTTACTTGCGAAATCTAGTAAATATGGAATCCATATGCTTGATACAAACATGAATTCCAAATTATATAATCTTGGCAGATATAACTGAACTCTATCTCAACTGCTTATATTGTATGTAATATCGACATGgagtaa
The Primulina huaijiensis isolate GDHJ02 unplaced genomic scaffold, ASM1229523v2 scaffold40277, whole genome shotgun sequence genome window above contains:
- the LOC140969194 gene encoding aquaporin TIP1-1-like; its protein translation is MPQSSDYFNVPLRNLAIGNRNDFRQPGAVKAAVAEFISTLIFVFAGSGSGLAYNKLTRGGHASPSGLVSAAIAYGFALFVAVAVSANISGGHVNPAVTFGLFVGGNISLVRAISYIIAQLLGSVVACLLLALSAGTWAIPAFGLTGISVWSAFVFEIVMTFGLVYTVYATAADPKKGEIGIIAPLAIGLIVGANILAGGPFTGAAMNPAVAFGPALVSFTWTYHWIYWAGPLIGGGLAGVIYEVFFISHSHEQVHGHGDDY